The following proteins come from a genomic window of Trifolium pratense cultivar HEN17-A07 linkage group LG4, ARS_RC_1.1, whole genome shotgun sequence:
- the LOC123923276 gene encoding cationic peroxidase 1-like: protein MDSRIQYYLMLFMVIFATILSPTLAKLTSNYYDRVCPKALPIIRSVVKEAIFREPRIGASLLRLHFHDCFVNGCDASVLLDDTPTFVGEKTALPNFNSLRGFEVVDQIKAAVTKACKRDVVSCADILAIAARDSVAILGGNQYWYQVLLGRRDARTASKDAANANLPPPFFNFSQLITNFQSHGLNLKDLVVLSGGHTIGLAKCSTFRDRIYNDTNIDNYFAANLRKTCPQIGGDNNLAPFDSTPAKVDTTYYKSLLYKKGLLHSDQELYKGDGSQSDRYVKLYSKNPYTFAKDFGVSMIKMGNLKPLTGRKGEIRCNCRKVNNY from the exons ATGGATTCTCGTATCCAATATTATCTTATGCTTTTTATGGTCATTTTTGCAACAATTTTGAGTCCTACACTAGCAAAGCTGACCTCTAATTATTATGATAGAGTTTGCCCTAAGGCATTACCAATCATAAGGTCAGTTGTTAAGGAAGCAATTTTTCGTGAGCCACGCATTGGAGCTTCATTGCTACGTTTGCATTTTCATGATTGTTTTGTTAAT GGATGTGATGCATCAGTTCTGCTAGATGACACCCCCACCTTCGTGGGTGAGAAGACTGCATTACCAAATTTCAATTCGTTAAGAGGTTTTGAGGTTGTAGATCAAATTAAAGCTGCCGTTACCAAAGCATGCAAGCGCGATGTTGTATCGTGTGCAGATATTTTAGCTATAGCAGCTAGAGATTCTGTAGCCATA CTTGGTGGTAACCAATATTGGTACCAAGTTTTACTAGGAAGAAGAGATGCAAGAACTGCAAGCAAAGATGCGGCAAATGCAAATCTTCCACCGCCATTTTTCAACTTCTCACAACTCATCACAAATTTCCAATCTCATGGACTTAACCTTAAAGATTTAGTTGTTCTATCTGGTGGTCACACAATAGGACTTGCCAAATGCAGTACATTTAGGGACAGAATCTACAATGACACAAACATTGACAACTATTTCGCGGCCAATTTACGTAAAACATGTCCTCAAATTGGAGGCGACAACAACTTAGCACCATTTGATTCTACTCCTGCAAAAGTTGATACAACATACTACAAGAGTTTGTTGTACAAAAAGGGTTTACTTCATTCTGATCAAGAACTTTACAAAGGTGATGGTTCTCAAAGTGATAGATATGTGAAGCTATATAGTAAAAATCCTTATACTTTTGCTAAAGATTTTGGAGTTTCTATGATTAAGATGGGTAATTTGAAGCCTCTTACTGGGAGAAAGGGTGAGATAAGGTGCAATTGCAGAAAAGTCAACAACTATTGA